One Triticum dicoccoides isolate Atlit2015 ecotype Zavitan chromosome 5B, WEW_v2.0, whole genome shotgun sequence genomic window carries:
- the LOC119308964 gene encoding uncharacterized protein LOC119308964, with protein sequence MVVAPPRRAPSSRTPSFSRRKESQRGVTTRNKLQPLACMTEEMLDLVLSPHRKQLAVRERGKGGEAFSVESGEDYDSSGSDKSDEYAFPSAGTILIGQIEVKLNLEQYEWPNLEKKQGKANEAPLPVLATSHDKVSMAALLPALDTGKEAKHMAAPLPALDTNLRKEAAPPVMLKAAAGETARNPLAVDIGPVPRGGGGLGGGGGGPGGGGAGGGVDNLQPSIPVVRYSFRLQGYWMVNMTDAVYEHVPRTAMFPAYNFQNL encoded by the exons ATGGTGGTCGCCCCGCCCAGGCGCGCACCATCGTCACGGACCCcctccttctcgaggaggaaggagagtcagAGAGGAGTCACCACTCGAAACAAACTCCAGCCACTAGCCTG CATGACCGAGGAGATGCTGGACCTCGTTCTATCTCCACATCGCAAGCAGCTCGCCGTCCGCGAGAG GGGCAAAGGGGGCGAGGCGTTCTCTGTCGAGTCCGGCGAGGACTACGACAGTTCGGGTTCAGACAAGTCGGATGAGTACGCCTTTCCGAG TGCTGGGACAATCCTTATAGGTCAAATCGAAGTCAAGTTAAACCTCGAGCAGTATGAATGGCCCAATCTGGAGAAGAAGCAGGGCAAGGCCAATGAGGCGCCCCTCCCGGTGCTAGCCACGAGCCATGACAAGGTGTCCATGGCGGCGCTGCTCCCGGCTCTCGACACCGGCAAGGAGGCCAAGCACATGGCGGCGCCGCTCCCGGCTCTCGACACCAACCTCCGCAAGGAGGCGGCGCCGCCGGTGATGCTCAAGGCTGCTGCAGGCGAGACAGCGCGAAATCCGCTCGCCGTCGACATTGGCCCAGTCCCCCGCGGGGGTGGTGGCcttggtggtggtggaggtggccctggaggGGGTGGGGCCGGCGGTGGAG TGGACAACTTGCAGCCGAGCATTCCTGTGGTCCGTTACAGCTTCAGACTACAAGGATACTGGATGGTCAATATGACTGATGCCGTGTATGAGCACGTGCCGCGCACTGCCATGTTTCCAGCTTACAACTTTCAGAATTTGTAG